In Synechococcus sp. KORDI-100, a single window of DNA contains:
- a CDS encoding TolC family protein: MTKALQNNKNSLDFRSFKIPSKMKRIIAFLSTTQFLGLLAIPQGYANQSQNGFLAQTYSDPSEQTTFDSLEYGDETFQETSDQLAAIRRDFDGRSQPYTLDQAISYAIANNPTIQAAYRSVQSKQWSAISDKRLWWPTASGAGPYGDVNIVPTWPTIGQRYTSSKARAYTTVETTDGKTYLEKTKANEYTIIDTFVPAVAGRWTFFDMPRGAVINSSTEAAKAEELLFNMTVRDTVLAVQEGYFALYSEIKFLDGLELDYRANVEQLSQAQAKYNADPTLINQNAVQQSKATLYAQLEQLISMHVKLIRAGANMAKAMGLPIGTLIKPSDDFQMRPLGSWDMELMPTIEHALAHREEILAAQTIAKSQSYLATSFSYSYLPKLSLYGYVDYNSQNGIYGASDAKKNNKTWSWGPSANIGLIFSWNFDGTVNDAKSRSAKYASKQSLAKAQASRDMVASQTATAFAEYTTAKMSLDTSKAALINAKKARDTSKILYQQNLIDATAFTAAANAVSLASEAYTKSIFVYNNSLAKLYRYTSIWPVGVSKMLDEAVKTLKEG; the protein is encoded by the coding sequence ATGACAAAAGCACTGCAAAATAATAAAAACTCTCTAGATTTCAGAAGTTTCAAGATTCCATCGAAAATGAAACGAATAATTGCATTTCTATCAACCACACAGTTTTTAGGACTACTCGCCATACCACAGGGTTACGCCAACCAATCCCAGAACGGTTTTTTGGCCCAAACTTACTCCGATCCCTCAGAGCAAACGACCTTTGACTCTCTGGAATATGGAGATGAAACATTTCAAGAAACAAGTGATCAGCTTGCAGCGATCAGACGAGACTTCGATGGTCGCTCACAGCCATATACCTTGGATCAAGCAATCTCCTATGCCATCGCTAATAACCCCACAATTCAGGCGGCTTATCGTTCGGTTCAATCAAAACAGTGGAGTGCTATAAGTGATAAGCGCTTATGGTGGCCAACAGCATCCGGAGCAGGTCCATATGGAGACGTCAATATCGTTCCCACTTGGCCGACGATTGGTCAACGCTACACATCCTCTAAAGCTCGTGCATACACGACAGTTGAAACAACGGACGGCAAAACATACTTAGAAAAAACAAAAGCAAATGAGTACACCATTATCGATACTTTTGTTCCTGCAGTAGCTGGTCGATGGACATTTTTTGATATGCCCCGAGGAGCTGTTATCAACAGTTCAACTGAGGCTGCGAAAGCAGAAGAATTACTTTTTAATATGACCGTACGAGACACAGTACTCGCTGTCCAGGAAGGATACTTTGCCCTTTACAGTGAAATCAAATTTTTGGATGGGTTAGAACTCGATTATCGTGCAAACGTTGAGCAACTCTCCCAAGCACAAGCAAAATACAATGCAGATCCAACGTTGATCAACCAAAATGCTGTCCAACAGTCGAAAGCAACGTTATATGCTCAGCTAGAGCAACTCATCAGTATGCACGTCAAGCTGATTCGTGCTGGAGCAAACATGGCAAAGGCAATGGGTTTGCCGATTGGAACATTAATCAAACCATCTGATGATTTTCAGATGCGACCTCTGGGAAGTTGGGACATGGAACTAATGCCAACTATTGAACATGCTCTTGCTCATCGTGAAGAAATTCTGGCTGCTCAAACAATAGCGAAATCCCAGAGCTATCTGGCGACATCATTCAGTTATTCTTACCTTCCAAAGTTATCACTCTATGGCTACGTGGATTACAATTCCCAAAACGGGATATACGGTGCATCAGATGCTAAAAAGAATAATAAGACCTGGAGCTGGGGTCCAAGTGCAAACATTGGATTGATCTTTAGTTGGAATTTTGACGGGACAGTCAACGATGCAAAGTCTCGTAGTGCAAAGTATGCATCTAAACAGTCACTCGCCAAAGCGCAAGCTTCGAGAGATATGGTTGCCTCTCAAACGGCGACAGCATTCGCTGAATATACAACTGCCAAAATGAGTTTAGACACCTCCAAGGCAGCATTGATCAACGCAAAGAAGGCAAGAGATACCAGTAAAATTCTGTACCAACAAAATTTAATCGACGCTACAGCGTTCACAGCAGCAGCAAATGCTGTATCACTAGCGTCGGAGGCTTATACAAAATCAATTTTCGTATATAACAATTCTTTAGCAAAGCTTTATCGCTACACATCAATCTGGCCAGTTGGGGTTTCAAAGATGCTCGATGAAGCTGTCAAAACCCTAAAAGAAGGTTAA
- a CDS encoding EthD domain-containing protein → MAFADAREEVVFYVPLWIRNGISLEQFDNYWRDVHGPVCARLPGQMEYWQYHLSAYDGGIFPEIKNITINTDPADQFLGIAELTFSTVEDRATWFTASAILMDDEHNIFSKAIGYTTSMGNTRTVLSRLSEPYPNGPLSEMRYHILLRKEDAVSVEDFRDYVRETLIHAISKRPEVVQLRYHLFDAIDLSRPDAQGVEHVEKDGKDYHAAFEISFANGLDRESFFASKEFTQALTDGALMIDMIKPCAERFAATFVRDHQMTLAGQRGSSVAQLVAELGALNQIRDDIGSLMLTNKLEG, encoded by the coding sequence ATGGCCTTTGCTGACGCTCGCGAGGAGGTGGTTTTTTATGTTCCCCTCTGGATCCGCAACGGTATTTCTCTTGAGCAATTTGACAACTACTGGCGTGATGTTCATGGTCCTGTTTGTGCTCGTCTTCCTGGTCAGATGGAGTACTGGCAGTATCACTTGTCTGCCTATGACGGGGGCATTTTCCCTGAGATCAAGAACATAACGATCAATACAGATCCAGCTGACCAATTTCTTGGAATTGCTGAGTTAACATTTTCGACGGTTGAGGATCGTGCTACTTGGTTTACAGCCTCAGCAATTTTAATGGATGACGAACATAATATATTCAGCAAAGCCATTGGCTACACAACCTCAATGGGAAATACACGCACCGTTTTAAGCCGTTTGTCAGAGCCCTATCCCAATGGTCCGTTGTCTGAAATGCGTTATCACATTCTTCTGCGTAAGGAGGATGCTGTTTCCGTTGAAGACTTCAGAGATTATGTTAGGGAAACTTTAATTCATGCCATCTCTAAGCGTCCTGAAGTTGTTCAACTGCGTTATCACCTGTTTGATGCGATTGATCTGTCTCGCCCAGACGCACAAGGTGTCGAACACGTTGAAAAAGATGGCAAGGACTATCACGCCGCTTTTGAGATTTCGTTTGCGAATGGTTTAGATCGTGAGAGTTTCTTTGCTTCCAAGGAATTCACCCAAGCCCTCACCGACGGGGCTTTGATGATCGACATGATCAAGCCTTGTGCCGAGCGATTTGCAGCGACGTTTGTTCGGGATCACCAGATGACGCTTGCTGGTCAACGTGGATCATCTGTCGCCCAGTTGGTTGCCGAATTGGGAGCTCTCAATCAGATTCGTGATGATATCGGTTCTCTGATGTTGACGAATAAGCTGGAAGGCTAA
- a CDS encoding multicopper oxidase domain-containing protein, whose product MALKDFYTIGQSLFDSWSPGYGDGYLKVLPHPDVTIPYTSAWQEWQKGQADYKNGNYTYEDPNGLYYSSWGPESDVVELELNLSAFNELFIPGLGKLIADNTSNDSSYDDNFQFYNGGTGSSQGPLIVVDPGDTIKVRLINDLPEDSASIYFDDTNLHTHGLHVSAQGNSDNVLVTIDSGTSWDTEIKVPDDHFVGPDWYHPHLHGATNVQVSKGLAGPLLIQPSTEETDDLDNFNPVTDPVYWMSLQTFGLNQEERAASPTDPVNQDPDGTSYRVATPAEVVSTDAEGNATYNVSEADYIAYNYMPNNYDPQLVASNPVAFGPYYGFGMNGAPIENIIHTVNGQYNPTIDAKVGEWNLFGFLNFAVNSHHVIQLVREHEDELSLEEFQLVAVDGDVSGAAEEGLSEQTETPAIAPGARMTLQHAFTKPGKYYFLSNGTNEILGDLAPEISNTDSTSTVSEDVGESTYYGFNDGHLVWGPQVLATVNVTGEEIDERPAAPEPWNYITKEQEEIDAWMTTTTKKLEKGKLKTREFVWAAMPDEYYMFGDNGVGSYPPSDNDPADFEGAYRINGRYFGHTPQEQTVVAMPMLGTTEEWTINNESYGKVGQWGEWHPFHIHQNDFIVTEINGLTTDQITAYPSNQLADTVLLGGAYIDGTQTADNPYGQAAASDTENVQPFSTKIRMRFEDFPGAYVNHCHILFHEDAGMMQAVKVILNTDSTFIASDQARNSVSLRLGSDTRQQYQLTPYADEEDNKNINVAIGDINYGKFFGNAALDNDVNYPSGTKGSSDNITDIVTIQNSTSGDYTIRVFDGDAVKQAATGHYKFAGFAPVAEDDMTKTVINEEANLSQLTLESDVYWKKKTDNPDNHKGTGGPGTWGINTFKGTTYLEDVFNDDGSYAGWNANTDPSEITGADGETIPSSYPEGSFVFATEDGQDSLITSESHGVDDVDSDGDGEELYTVIDGTGRFEGAKGEVFGSESFYGGADITFATNPESTIQAEPQLTIDGTDDVYILKDITPFQDIEIANDSETSIAVGDIDGDGFADVIAGIGGPMMKPVIEMYSGADYSLMGRIYPFQGKGKTTINIAAGDINSDNFVDLIVGQGDGGSGYVHGFSGRSIFEVIQNDQGADIGDSAVQDVDRMDGKAMHAATELFEDDFQPFGDYSGNVDVSSGYINPRPENLQTQDEVDNQVIQSSFANLIAVKTDANSTRKDPAIKSFYYTGGSGHESHTSKSMSSMKSSADIPTLESSLNINEQLKSINGTFFDHSSKPDERGNGGLMGETIDGRDFIFYIDSDTFQKGTNQVFRARRTTLTHGERFNGSNDDNNLEGTPGIDTITGGQGNDSLEGKQGGDVIGGGKGDDILRGNQGEDRLNGGAGENTLEGGRGYDTFVIKNKKGNNTISDLDIEQDMIEVPNDKYTITAQGDDSVLTLKNGATSLIVDINSQELIDSDVIQSI is encoded by the coding sequence ATGGCTCTCAAGGATTTCTACACCATTGGGCAATCCCTTTTCGACTCTTGGAGCCCAGGATATGGTGACGGTTATCTGAAAGTCTTACCTCATCCAGACGTAACGATCCCATACACCAGTGCCTGGCAGGAATGGCAAAAAGGACAGGCCGATTATAAAAACGGAAACTATACGTACGAAGACCCCAATGGATTGTATTACTCGTCCTGGGGACCAGAGAGCGACGTTGTTGAGCTTGAGCTCAACCTCTCTGCATTCAATGAACTGTTCATTCCTGGTTTAGGAAAGCTCATTGCGGATAACACAAGCAATGATTCCTCCTACGATGATAATTTTCAATTTTATAACGGCGGCACAGGAAGCTCTCAGGGGCCGTTAATCGTCGTTGATCCTGGTGACACGATTAAAGTACGACTCATCAATGACCTACCAGAAGATTCGGCATCAATCTACTTTGACGATACGAATCTGCATACCCACGGCCTTCACGTTTCTGCGCAAGGAAACAGCGACAACGTACTGGTAACCATTGATTCAGGCACCAGCTGGGATACAGAAATCAAAGTTCCTGATGATCACTTTGTAGGACCAGACTGGTATCACCCGCATCTTCACGGAGCCACAAATGTTCAGGTCTCAAAAGGCTTGGCTGGCCCTCTTCTCATTCAGCCCTCAACAGAAGAAACCGACGACTTAGATAATTTCAACCCGGTGACAGATCCAGTTTACTGGATGAGTTTGCAGACTTTTGGGCTCAACCAAGAGGAGCGTGCTGCATCTCCCACTGATCCTGTAAACCAAGATCCAGATGGAACCTCTTATCGCGTCGCTACCCCTGCGGAAGTAGTCAGCACCGATGCTGAAGGAAATGCAACATACAACGTGTCAGAAGCGGACTATATCGCTTACAACTACATGCCAAATAACTATGACCCGCAACTTGTAGCATCCAACCCCGTTGCCTTTGGCCCTTACTATGGATTTGGGATGAATGGCGCACCCATTGAAAACATTATCCATACTGTTAACGGCCAATACAATCCAACAATTGATGCCAAAGTTGGTGAATGGAACCTGTTTGGCTTCCTCAACTTCGCAGTCAATTCACATCATGTGATTCAGCTTGTTCGTGAGCATGAAGATGAATTAAGCCTCGAAGAATTCCAACTCGTCGCCGTCGACGGAGATGTTTCGGGCGCTGCGGAGGAAGGGCTTTCCGAACAAACTGAAACGCCCGCCATCGCACCCGGTGCGCGGATGACGTTGCAACATGCGTTCACCAAACCAGGCAAATATTACTTCCTCAGCAACGGCACCAATGAAATCTTGGGTGACCTCGCGCCCGAGATATCAAATACGGATTCCACATCAACTGTCAGCGAAGATGTTGGAGAATCGACATATTACGGCTTTAACGACGGTCACCTTGTCTGGGGACCTCAGGTGTTGGCAACGGTCAACGTTACAGGTGAAGAGATTGATGAGCGGCCCGCAGCACCAGAACCTTGGAATTACATCACAAAAGAGCAAGAAGAAATCGACGCTTGGATGACAACAACGACCAAAAAACTTGAGAAGGGAAAACTTAAAACACGCGAATTTGTCTGGGCAGCCATGCCTGATGAGTATTACATGTTTGGTGATAATGGAGTGGGCAGCTATCCGCCAAGTGATAACGATCCAGCTGATTTTGAAGGTGCTTACCGTATTAATGGACGATATTTCGGCCACACGCCCCAAGAACAAACTGTCGTGGCCATGCCGATGCTTGGGACCACAGAAGAATGGACCATTAACAATGAATCGTATGGGAAAGTAGGCCAATGGGGAGAATGGCACCCTTTCCACATCCACCAAAATGATTTCATCGTTACTGAGATCAACGGTTTAACGACAGACCAGATTACGGCGTATCCAAGCAATCAACTCGCTGACACTGTGTTGCTTGGAGGTGCTTATATCGATGGTACGCAAACTGCAGATAATCCCTATGGCCAAGCAGCAGCGTCTGATACCGAGAATGTTCAGCCATTTTCAACAAAAATCCGGATGCGCTTTGAGGATTTCCCGGGCGCCTACGTCAATCACTGTCACATCCTCTTTCATGAGGATGCCGGTATGATGCAAGCCGTGAAGGTTATCCTGAATACCGATTCAACTTTTATAGCGAGTGATCAAGCACGAAACAGCGTCAGCCTAAGACTTGGCAGCGATACACGACAGCAATACCAGCTAACTCCTTACGCAGACGAAGAAGATAACAAGAACATTAATGTCGCGATTGGAGATATTAACTATGGAAAGTTTTTTGGCAACGCTGCTTTAGACAATGACGTCAATTATCCCAGCGGAACCAAAGGATCTAGTGATAACATTACGGACATTGTTACGATCCAAAATTCAACAAGTGGTGATTACACCATTCGTGTGTTTGATGGAGATGCCGTAAAGCAGGCAGCTACGGGTCATTACAAGTTTGCCGGCTTTGCGCCAGTCGCTGAAGACGATATGACGAAGACGGTGATTAATGAAGAAGCAAACCTGTCACAACTCACATTAGAAAGTGATGTGTACTGGAAGAAGAAAACAGACAACCCTGATAATCACAAAGGGACCGGTGGGCCCGGTACATGGGGCATCAATACATTTAAAGGGACGACATATCTCGAAGATGTTTTCAACGATGATGGCAGCTACGCCGGCTGGAATGCCAACACAGATCCCAGTGAAATCACGGGCGCCGATGGCGAAACCATCCCAAGTAGCTATCCAGAAGGCAGCTTTGTCTTTGCAACAGAGGATGGTCAAGACTCTTTAATTACAAGCGAGTCGCATGGTGTTGATGATGTTGATTCTGACGGAGATGGTGAAGAGCTGTACACCGTGATTGATGGCACGGGGCGATTCGAAGGTGCGAAAGGCGAAGTTTTTGGCTCAGAAAGCTTCTACGGTGGCGCGGATATTACGTTCGCAACGAATCCTGAATCAACAATCCAAGCCGAACCACAACTCACCATTGACGGGACGGACGATGTTTACATCCTGAAGGACATTACTCCCTTCCAAGACATTGAGATCGCAAACGACAGTGAAACCTCCATTGCGGTTGGTGATATCGACGGTGACGGCTTTGCCGACGTTATCGCTGGAATCGGCGGTCCAATGATGAAGCCTGTGATCGAAATGTATAGCGGGGCTGACTATTCACTGATGGGACGTATTTATCCATTCCAAGGTAAAGGGAAAACCACGATCAACATCGCAGCCGGTGATATTAATAGCGACAATTTTGTTGACCTTATTGTCGGACAGGGTGATGGTGGCAGTGGATATGTGCATGGCTTTAGCGGACGAAGCATCTTTGAAGTCATCCAAAACGATCAAGGCGCGGACATTGGTGATAGCGCCGTCCAAGATGTGGATCGAATGGACGGCAAAGCGATGCATGCAGCAACGGAACTCTTTGAGGATGATTTTCAGCCATTTGGCGACTACAGCGGAAACGTTGACGTATCGTCTGGATACATTAATCCAAGACCTGAAAATCTGCAAACACAAGATGAAGTTGATAACCAAGTGATTCAATCCAGCTTTGCGAATCTCATCGCTGTAAAAACGGACGCAAACTCAACAAGGAAAGATCCAGCAATCAAAAGTTTTTACTACACCGGTGGCAGTGGCCATGAATCACATACAAGCAAAAGCATGTCCAGCATGAAATCAAGCGCTGATATCCCAACACTTGAATCAAGCCTCAATATCAACGAACAACTGAAAAGCATTAACGGCACGTTCTTTGATCATTCCTCTAAACCTGATGAACGAGGTAACGGGGGTTTAATGGGAGAGACAATCGATGGGCGGGATTTCATCTTCTACATCGACTCAGATACTTTCCAGAAAGGCACAAACCAGGTCTTTAGAGCACGTCGAACAACGCTCACTCACGGCGAGAGATTCAATGGATCAAACGACGATAATAATCTCGAAGGAACACCAGGGATTGATACGATCACTGGAGGCCAGGGCAATGATTCGTTAGAAGGAAAACAAGGCGGAGATGTTATCGGCGGAGGCAAGGGTGATGATATCCTTCGAGGAAATCAGGGTGAAGATCGGCTCAACGGAGGGGCAGGAGAGAACACCTTGGAAGGTGGGCGAGGTTATGATACTTTCGTGATTAAAAATAAAAAAGGAAACAATACAATTTCTGATCTGGATATTGAACAGGATATGATCGAAGTCCCTAACGACAAATACACCATCACAGCCCAAGGGGACGACAGCGTATTAACCCTAAAAAATGGAGCGACGAGCTTGATCGTCGACATTAATTCACAAGAATTGATCGATAGCGATGTCATTCAATCCATTTGA
- a CDS encoding VOC family protein yields the protein MELYSPDTNESPSALGHMLQGIQHFGMTTPDLKKSLTFYIDILGGRLAVGGDGFYGSEMHNLLFQLDEMNSKDGEHSPEYYGVPDLRSGKDNLDVRFIQFGNTNLELLHFRGAEAEGGPYAPNIFKSITSCVGFGNVPHLSFHVKSDVDMTEFANKLVEESHKKGLTEVAINRKIDVESRDDLDKAPASYAMTEFPGSFEGWALIYAKGPNGEQLEFNQVRSVCRENFIKAMEQYNKLNKTAHTWPQG from the coding sequence ATGGAGCTCTATTCTCCGGACACCAATGAATCTCCCTCAGCATTGGGGCATATGCTGCAGGGGATTCAGCATTTCGGGATGACCACTCCCGATTTAAAGAAGTCACTTACTTTTTACATTGACATTCTCGGAGGCCGACTGGCTGTTGGAGGAGACGGTTTCTATGGTTCAGAAATGCATAATCTACTGTTCCAATTGGATGAAATGAACAGCAAAGACGGTGAACACTCGCCTGAGTACTACGGAGTTCCTGATCTCCGCAGCGGTAAAGATAATCTGGACGTTCGTTTCATTCAATTCGGCAACACCAATCTGGAGCTACTTCATTTCCGCGGCGCAGAAGCGGAAGGTGGTCCATATGCACCCAACATCTTTAAATCAATTACGTCATGTGTTGGCTTTGGCAATGTTCCACACCTGTCATTTCACGTTAAATCAGACGTCGATATGACAGAATTCGCGAATAAGTTGGTTGAAGAATCTCATAAAAAAGGTTTAACAGAAGTGGCCATCAACCGTAAAATTGATGTTGAATCAAGAGATGACCTGGATAAAGCACCTGCCAGTTATGCAATGACTGAATTCCCGGGATCTTTTGAGGGCTGGGCGTTGATCTACGCCAAGGGGCCTAATGGCGAACAACTGGAATTCAATCAAGTAAGGTCTGTCTGTCGTGAAAACTTTATCAAGGCCATGGAGCAATACAACAAGCTGAACAAAACCGCACATACCTGGCCGCAAGGTTGA
- a CDS encoding SulP family inorganic anion transporter, with translation MPLIHGLHGRNLRGDLLGGITAAVVALPLALAFGNAALGPGGAIYGLYGAIVAGFLAALFGGTPSQVSGPTGPMSVTVAGVVSSLAAVGVSTDLNAGELLPLVMAAVVLGGLFEALLGVLRLGRYITLVPYSVVSGFMSGIGFIILVLQIGPFLGISTRGGVLSSLQGLIEGFQPNPAAIAVGLMTLAVVFLTPARIRQWLPSPLLALLLVTPLSLVLFNDERLQSMGLEAINRIGDIPEAGLRIQIPNFTQYLPELIRAGVVLALLGAIDSLLTSLVADNITQTRHDSNRELIGQGIANAAAGFLSGLPGAGATMRTVINIKSGGQTPLSGMTHSLALLVVLLGAGPLASEIPTALLAGILIKVGLDIIDWGFLLRAHRLSGKTAVLMYSVLIMTVFWDLIWGVLIGMFIANLLTVDSITQVQLENIEADNPLDQNSSAQLTNDLNEEEQFQFNQCHGGVMLFSLRGPLSFGAAKGISDRMGLVENYKVLILDISNVPHLGVTATLAIERMVQEAKTSDRQAYVTGATGKVERRLKQFGVGNLLPSRLEALQQANLLINTSQK, from the coding sequence ATGCCGCTGATCCACGGCCTTCACGGGCGCAATCTTCGTGGCGACTTGCTGGGTGGCATCACAGCAGCTGTGGTGGCTTTGCCACTCGCCCTCGCCTTCGGTAATGCGGCCCTGGGACCAGGAGGTGCGATCTACGGGCTCTATGGCGCCATCGTCGCCGGATTTCTGGCGGCACTCTTCGGAGGGACTCCATCGCAGGTGAGCGGGCCCACAGGCCCGATGAGTGTCACCGTCGCTGGAGTGGTCTCCAGCCTGGCTGCCGTTGGCGTTTCAACAGACCTGAATGCTGGTGAGCTGCTGCCATTGGTGATGGCGGCCGTTGTCCTGGGCGGATTGTTTGAAGCGCTTCTTGGGGTTCTGCGGCTGGGGAGATACATCACCCTTGTTCCGTATTCGGTTGTATCCGGATTCATGTCCGGCATCGGATTCATCATTCTTGTCTTACAGATCGGGCCCTTTCTCGGCATCAGCACCCGCGGAGGGGTGCTGTCGTCACTGCAAGGGTTGATCGAGGGATTTCAACCCAACCCAGCTGCAATTGCCGTGGGGTTGATGACCCTGGCCGTGGTCTTTTTAACTCCGGCACGGATCAGACAGTGGTTGCCATCACCACTGCTGGCGTTGTTGCTGGTCACCCCTCTGTCGTTGGTGCTGTTCAACGACGAACGATTGCAATCGATGGGCCTGGAAGCGATTAACAGGATTGGCGATATCCCCGAAGCAGGGCTGCGAATTCAAATCCCTAATTTCACCCAATACCTTCCAGAACTGATCCGAGCCGGCGTGGTGCTGGCCCTGCTCGGAGCCATTGATTCCCTGCTCACATCGCTTGTTGCCGACAACATCACTCAGACCAGACACGACTCAAATCGTGAACTGATCGGACAGGGAATCGCCAATGCAGCAGCGGGGTTCCTTTCAGGGCTGCCAGGGGCTGGAGCCACGATGCGCACCGTCATCAACATTAAATCGGGGGGGCAAACCCCCCTTTCAGGGATGACGCACTCACTGGCTCTGCTGGTTGTTCTGCTGGGAGCAGGACCGCTGGCCAGTGAAATTCCAACAGCTCTGCTCGCTGGAATTCTGATCAAAGTTGGGCTCGACATTATCGATTGGGGATTCTTACTGCGAGCCCACCGATTATCAGGGAAAACAGCTGTGCTGATGTACAGCGTACTGATAATGACTGTCTTCTGGGACTTGATATGGGGCGTTCTGATCGGCATGTTTATTGCCAATTTACTGACTGTTGACTCCATCACTCAGGTTCAGCTTGAAAACATCGAAGCTGATAATCCCCTAGACCAGAATAGCTCAGCTCAGCTTACAAATGATCTCAACGAGGAAGAGCAGTTTCAGTTCAATCAATGCCATGGCGGCGTGATGCTCTTCAGCCTGCGAGGACCCCTCAGCTTCGGCGCAGCCAAGGGAATTTCAGACCGAATGGGATTAGTTGAAAACTATAAAGTTCTAATCTTAGACATCAGCAATGTCCCTCATTTAGGGGTCACAGCCACACTTGCCATCGAGCGAATGGTTCAAGAAGCCAAAACCAGTGATCGCCAGGCCTACGTAACGGGCGCAACCGGAAAAGTGGAAAGAAGACTAAAACAGTTCGGTGTCGGGAACCTCCTGCCAAGCCGTCTCGAAGCGCTACAGCAGGCCAACCTTTTGATCAACACCAGTCAAAAATAA
- a CDS encoding nuclear transport factor 2 family protein, whose translation MSKNLEQAKRLFSAGESMQVERFAAHFSDECLYKFANNSAAHTPQEIIDDSKEFLKRVSSVEHNIVNHHESGGRLYLQMEISYTCANGAQHTLPCCDALEFDENGKVKELRIFMDISPVYNEPLPSDRQDDTGSGISHEDIRKKVAEMYSALKKEDWKLFESFFGEDVVYKVGANDPVVGPGKISKTLQYIYKILKLTTHNQRGLWKADDDTVIIEMDANYVNKLTEKFVQVPCTDIYRFENGKIVEWRVYPDASQTGFTSWFNK comes from the coding sequence ATGTCGAAAAACTTAGAGCAAGCCAAGCGACTATTTTCGGCAGGAGAATCTATGCAAGTCGAACGCTTTGCCGCACACTTTTCTGATGAATGTCTGTACAAATTCGCCAATAACTCAGCCGCACATACGCCACAGGAAATCATCGACGACTCCAAAGAATTTTTAAAGCGTGTTTCATCTGTAGAGCACAATATCGTCAATCATCACGAATCCGGAGGCCGACTATACCTTCAGATGGAAATCAGCTACACATGTGCCAATGGAGCACAACACACGCTGCCATGCTGCGATGCACTGGAATTCGATGAAAACGGCAAAGTTAAAGAGCTCAGAATTTTTATGGACATCAGTCCTGTCTACAACGAGCCACTTCCATCAGACAGACAAGACGACACAGGCTCAGGCATCAGCCATGAAGATATCAGAAAAAAAGTAGCTGAAATGTATTCAGCACTCAAAAAAGAAGATTGGAAACTGTTTGAAAGTTTCTTTGGCGAGGATGTGGTTTACAAGGTTGGTGCCAACGATCCAGTCGTCGGGCCAGGCAAAATATCAAAAACACTTCAATACATCTACAAAATACTGAAATTAACGACTCATAATCAGCGCGGTCTCTGGAAAGCAGACGACGATACCGTGATCATCGAAATGGACGCCAATTACGTCAATAAATTAACAGAAAAATTCGTCCAGGTCCCATGCACAGATATTTACCGTTTTGAAAACGGAAAAATTGTCGAATGGCGAGTATATCCAGACGCCTCACAAACAGGTTTCACCAGTTGGTTTAACAAATAA